The Nitrosopumilus sp. genome segment CTTCTTTAGCAAAAGTAGCTTACATGCTTCAACAAGCAAAATACTCTGTAGTAATTGCAGCTGCTGACACATTCAGAGCAGGTGCAATAGAACAATTACGTGAACACTCCAATCGTCTAAATTTGAAACTTGTTGCACAAAATTATAATTCAGATCCTGCAGCAGTTGCAAGAGATGCTGTTTTGTATGCCAAATCACACAAAACTGATTGTGTTTTAATTGATACTGCTGGAAGAATGCAAACTAGCAAAAACTTGATGGAGCAAATTGAAAAAATTACCAAAGTTGTAAATCCAGACATCAAAATTTTTGTTGGGGATTCATTAGCTGGAAATGATACTGTAAATCAAGCGCGTGAATTTTTTGAGCATGTGAAATTTGATGGCTCTATTTTAACAAAAAGTGATGCCGATGCACGTGGTGGTGCTGCTTTATCTATTGTCAAAGTTACGTCAACACCAATTCTTTACGTTGGTGTTGGTCAGGAATATTCCGATTTAATCCCCTTTGATAAGAAAACATTTCTAGAAACTGTTTTTGGTTCCTTAGATAACGTAAAAATTAAAACACCAGAACCAACACCAGAACCAACACCAGAACCAACACCAGAACCAACACCAGAACCAACACCAGAACCAACACCAGAACCAACACCAGAACCAACACCAGAACCAACACCAGAACCAACACCA includes the following:
- the ftsY gene encoding signal recognition particle-docking protein FtsY codes for the protein MFDKLRNAFSNAAKSLGEKELNDKDIKDILFELEISLMESDVATEVIESIQADLKEKLIGSKVDKNEIEKFVKDSLISSISSLFDSAGSVDLFAKINEKKNQNQPFLILFVGINGTGKTTSLAKVAYMLQQAKYSVVIAAADTFRAGAIEQLREHSNRLNLKLVAQNYNSDPAAVARDAVLYAKSHKTDCVLIDTAGRMQTSKNLMEQIEKITKVVNPDIKIFVGDSLAGNDTVNQAREFFEHVKFDGSILTKSDADARGGAALSIVKVTSTPILYVGVGQEYSDLIPFDKKTFLETVFGSLDNVKIKTPEPTPEPTPEPTPEPTPEPTPEPTPEPTPEPTPEPTPEPTP